The DNA segment GATGTTCAGGGATTTGACGCGTCACCACCTCCGATCTGGATAAATCTGAAGGATCGAAAGAAGTCATATGATGCCTCGATTCCTGAGGCGGCTGTAGGGTATTTCAACTGGTTGACGTTTTCTAGAAAACCTAGCGATGTCATCAAGAACTTGAAAATGATTTCGGAACATTCCTTGATGGACGTCATCATCAAGCAGCAGCAGTCGTACGATGCGTTTTGCATGATGAACCATGAGGAATCTCATAAACTTGAATACGAAGGTGAAGTACTGGTATTTGATGAACTGTTCATGGCCGCAAAAGAAAAGGGCGGGGACAGTTTTATCGAGCAGTACTCGACACGCCTGTCAAGCGTTAAGGAAAGGTTGGAGAACAATCAGATAAACCTGCCGGATGTCACTGTGGATCTCATCGAGTTTGTCGCGGGATATCTGGATATTCAGGGACCTGCTGTGATTATCGGTATTTCCGGTCCCTACTATCCCCATATCACAAACGAACTGATCAATAATGGGCAGCGGTACGAGCTTGAAAAGAGAATCAGTAAGATAGCCGCAGAGAAATACAACATTACCTATCAGTCCAGTAATTACTTCATGGGCATGTGCGATCTTAGTTATGCAGGCATTATAGGCCAGCAGAAGGATATAGATGCGATTAAAAACAATAGTCCTGGCTGGGATATCGTCTACAAGATACCTTTCGAAAAAATGAAAAAACTTGAGATGCCCGTGTTAAACCTTGGCCCTTGGGGGAAGGACCTTCATAAGACGACAGAACGAGTATTTGCAGATGATGTATTTGAACGGATTCCCAATATCATGGTGGATCTGATCATGGAAATAAAGGATATTGAATAGTTGATGTACAAAGGAGGAAACATGTTAAAAAGTGGGAAAACACCATTGTTGAGAGCAAGAAAGCTAGAAAAATTGTTTGACGTAGGAGAAATCTATTTAAAACTTGAGGGGCTTAACCCTACCGGTCACAAGCTGGACAGGATTGCTGAAATACTGATAAAAGACACCATCGCACATCGCTTCAAGAAAATTCTTGCGGACGGTTCACTTAATTTTATCAATGCGTTGACTTATTTTGCTGAACTTGAAGAGATCGAAGTGATCATACCGATTTTTAGAAATGAACGATGGAAAAACAAGAAAATCAAAGGATTGCTCCTGGACTGCAAGACAATGGAGGTTTCTGATAAATACGAAGCCTATGTCGAGCTTGCAGAAAAAAACGACTGCTATCTTGCGGCTGAAGGATATAGCAATACGCATATCAGTCAAATGATCCTGGAAGAGCTGACCTATGAAATCACTCAAAAGATCGGCTATGAGATAGACACGATATTTACACAGTTTTGCTATGGATATACGGTCACAAGCATCTATAACTCATACCTGAAGGGGTGGTTAAAGGGGAGTGTCTCGAAATTCCCTCAATTGCTATGCGGTACTTGGCATGATTTCGACAAACTTTACGAGTATTATTCCAAGCCGAAGAATAAACTTCATAAGGGCACCGATGCACCAGATAGGGATATCACGGTCAGCAGTAGCGTATTTCAGGATGATAAGCTGTTGATTGATTCCTATAACGCAGTCACTGAGACGAATGGTGAAATCATCAAGGTTTCAGAGAACAGGCTTAAGGAAAGCACAAGACTGCTGAGAAAGCATGAGCAAATCAATGTATCACAGCAAGATTCCTACGCATTTGCCGCCTTTTATGAACAGGTGATCAGTGGAAAGTTAAAAAAGGGTAAACATGTCATCATACTGAATGAAGGAAAAAGCAGCGTAAAGATCGAAGACATGAAGGAATCTGTTGAGTTTAGCAAAGAGGAACTCGTGGAGTTTACAAAAGACTGGTTGGCCAAGTATTCCGATTCGACACAGGAGACAGCCGACGCAATCAGTAATGCGACTGAAAAGGGCTTCATTCTGATGGCTTCTAGAAACAACGAGTATGAAGGGATCTGCATTATCGTAAATACAGGCTTCAAAGACTTTATCCCGTCCTATCATCTTGCGTATATCGGAACTGATAAGGAAAGTGGCGGTAGAGGTGTCGGTACCGAACTGATCAAGAGAGCGATCGACCTGACTGATGGAAATCTATCTTTGCACGTCGATCTTGATAACAAAGGCGCGAAAAAGCTATACGAGAAGATGGGATTCAAGCATTGCTACAATAGAATGCTATATAAAGGTGACTAAATTTACTGTGGCTGTATCACTTATACTTGCTAAGTTATAAGTGATACAGCTTTAATATTATCCATTTTAGTTATTAATGATACGTTTGATTTTGCTTATATATAAAATGAAGTGGTACAAGTAGAATAGACGGGGAGGTTCGTAATGAAATTTAAAACACTACATACTAAGCTAATCACTTCATTTGTCGTTATTATTATAATCACCATTATTTTGGTATTATCCATAGTAGTTTTGCAAGTCATATCTCAAACGCGGGCCGATTATAAGATTGCCATTCAAAAGGAACTTCAACTGATTGAAAGAAATGTTGAGCAGTATGCGAATAATATTGCTGCAAATACCCGGATGATTGCGACCATGCCCCTTATCAGGGAGGCCGACAGCCGTATAACCACTTATGTGGATAAGACAGGAGTGGATGGAAAAGTTCCGATGATTCCGCTGGATGGTACACCCTATGAAATAGAAGTATATCAAACACTCAAGGCTTTTCAGGAATCACACCCATCGGTTAAAAATGCCTCACTTGGTGTGGAGGAAAACGGTGGCTTCGTCAAATCTCCACCCAGTCCTCGATTTGATGGATATGATGCACGTTTAAGGGACTGGTATAAAAAAGCGTTAGAGCAGCCTGGAGAAGTCGTGCTCTCGAATATCTACACCACTTCTAGTAACGAGAAAGTGGTTTTAAGTGTGATGAGTGTCGAGGACGATAGGGGATCGATGATTGGTGTAGTCACTATCGATTTTGATTTGAAGGATTTATCTGAAGCCGTAAAAAGTGCTGTCATTGGGCGTAACGGGTATATCATCATCACAGATACACTGGGTAATGTGTTAGCTCATCCGAGGCATAATGAGCTTATCGGAAAACAAATTGAAACCATCGGACTTGGTGAATTCGTCTATGATACTGAACTCATAGAACAAGAACATATCGTAAAAAGTGATAATAGAAATCGGTTGATTGTGCAAGTAACTCATTCGCAGCTTTCTGAGCTGCCTCTTAGCTACGTCATCGTAGTCGATCGCAGCGAGTATTATAAAAGCAGTATTATCATAACTCAACGAGTCTTAAGCCTACTTTTCCTATTGATCTTGCTTGCAGTTTTATTCTCAAATTTCTTAGCTAATCGTTTGACGAAACCACTTTTGGAGTTAAGCAGATTCTCAGAAGGGATTACAGAAGGAAATCTGAAAAACAGGATTGAAATGATACGAGAGGATGAATTCGGAAGACTCGCTGAAAAATTCAACACAATGGCTAGCGCACTTGAAAACGCGAAGCTTACACTTGAAGAAAAAGTGAAAGATAGAACGACTGATCTTTTGATTGCGAACGAAAATCTGACAAGTATCAACGAAGAACTTATGGACACGCTGCACTTGCTTAAACAGACCCAGCGACAACTGATTGTTGCGGAAAAACTGGCAGGATTAGGAACATTGGTTGCTGGCATCGCACATGAAATCAATACGCCACTTGGGGTAGCGATTACCTCAAGTTCGTATGTGAGTGAACTTATCAAGGAGTTGGACTATCGATTTACTAATAAGACAATTGATAGAAAAGGAGTGGAAGACTTACTTTCAAAATCAAAAGAAGCGCTGGATATCCTGAATAGGAACCTGGAAAGATCTAGTGACTTGGTTTTCAACTTTAAACAAGTAGCCATTGACCAGTCTACTGAGGAAAAACGTCGCTTTAATGTGCGAACTTATGTCGATGAACTGTTGATTGCCTTAAAACCACATTACAATTTAGCGCATCACGAGCTGGTAGTAGACTGTCCTAGTCAACTCGAAATTTATACAGTACCTGGAGCGCTCGCTCAAATAGTGACGCAGCTTATCTTAAATGCGGCTGCTCATGGATTTGCCGATACCGAAGCAGGTAGGATTAACATACGTTTCTTAGTGGAAAGTGGAGTATTTCATATGTCTGTTTCGGACAACGGAAAGGGAATCGATTCAGAGAAGGTCAAACGTATATTCGATCCTTTTTATACGATCGACCG comes from the Fusibacter sp. A1 genome and includes:
- a CDS encoding M20/M25/M40 family metallo-hydrolase, which gives rise to MEVVKINKEFIKSVFYQLVSIRSDSNSEYENIIEDSLLRIIGQIGYFKDNNEQFGCYQLSEDVFNRSVVWALLKGESDKIIVLVNHHDAVDTADFGKLSDLAFRPDDLKAATILSTKNQKLIEELESDKWIIGRGTADMKGGVAIQLGVLEHFASLNKTECNILFLSVPDEETLSKGMLAAVSLMDEIKTEHKLEYQIMINSEPYFNLIKEKDIMHQGSVGKIMPVIYVRGIKSHISDPYSGMNPSLILSEIQRRTELNPSLCDVQGFDASPPPIWINLKDRKKSYDASIPEAAVGYFNWLTFSRKPSDVIKNLKMISEHSLMDVIIKQQQSYDAFCMMNHEESHKLEYEGEVLVFDELFMAAKEKGGDSFIEQYSTRLSSVKERLENNQINLPDVTVDLIEFVAGYLDIQGPAVIIGISGPYYPHITNELINNGQRYELEKRISKIAAEKYNITYQSSNYFMGMCDLSYAGIIGQQKDIDAIKNNSPGWDIVYKIPFEKMKKLEMPVLNLGPWGKDLHKTTERVFADDVFERIPNIMVDLIMEIKDIE
- a CDS encoding pyridoxal-phosphate dependent enzyme, whose amino-acid sequence is MLKSGKTPLLRARKLEKLFDVGEIYLKLEGLNPTGHKLDRIAEILIKDTIAHRFKKILADGSLNFINALTYFAELEEIEVIIPIFRNERWKNKKIKGLLLDCKTMEVSDKYEAYVELAEKNDCYLAAEGYSNTHISQMILEELTYEITQKIGYEIDTIFTQFCYGYTVTSIYNSYLKGWLKGSVSKFPQLLCGTWHDFDKLYEYYSKPKNKLHKGTDAPDRDITVSSSVFQDDKLLIDSYNAVTETNGEIIKVSENRLKESTRLLRKHEQINVSQQDSYAFAAFYEQVISGKLKKGKHVIILNEGKSSVKIEDMKESVEFSKEELVEFTKDWLAKYSDSTQETADAISNATEKGFILMASRNNEYEGICIIVNTGFKDFIPSYHLAYIGTDKESGGRGVGTELIKRAIDLTDGNLSLHVDLDNKGAKKLYEKMGFKHCYNRMLYKGD
- a CDS encoding sensor histidine kinase, whose product is MKFKTLHTKLITSFVVIIIITIILVLSIVVLQVISQTRADYKIAIQKELQLIERNVEQYANNIAANTRMIATMPLIREADSRITTYVDKTGVDGKVPMIPLDGTPYEIEVYQTLKAFQESHPSVKNASLGVEENGGFVKSPPSPRFDGYDARLRDWYKKALEQPGEVVLSNIYTTSSNEKVVLSVMSVEDDRGSMIGVVTIDFDLKDLSEAVKSAVIGRNGYIIITDTLGNVLAHPRHNELIGKQIETIGLGEFVYDTELIEQEHIVKSDNRNRLIVQVTHSQLSELPLSYVIVVDRSEYYKSSIIITQRVLSLLFLLILLAVLFSNFLANRLTKPLLELSRFSEGITEGNLKNRIEMIREDEFGRLAEKFNTMASALENAKLTLEEKVKDRTTDLLIANENLTSINEELMDTLHLLKQTQRQLIVAEKLAGLGTLVAGIAHEINTPLGVAITSSSYVSELIKELDYRFTNKTIDRKGVEDLLSKSKEALDILNRNLERSSDLVFNFKQVAIDQSTEEKRRFNVRTYVDELLIALKPHYNLAHHELVVDCPSQLEIYTVPGALAQIVTQLILNAAAHGFADTEAGRINIRFLVESGVFHMSVSDNGKGIDSEKVKRIFDPFYTIDRSTAGTGLGLYTIFNIVTLQLNGQISCSSELNKGTTFEINWPLDQG